Proteins encoded by one window of Dietzia sp. B32:
- the nrdR gene encoding transcriptional regulator NrdR, translating to MYCPTCHHEDSRVIDSRSVDEGQAIRRRRECPRCGHRFTTLETPLLTVLKRNGVTEAFSRDKVVRGVRRACQGRAVDEDALRRLAQQVEDAVRAGGVSEVPAHQIGLAILGPLQDLDEVAYLRFASVYKQFSSADDFEREIIALRERRTSR from the coding sequence ATGTACTGCCCGACATGCCACCACGAGGACTCCCGCGTGATCGATTCACGATCGGTCGACGAGGGGCAGGCGATCCGGCGTCGCCGGGAATGTCCGAGGTGCGGCCACCGGTTCACGACTCTCGAGACGCCGCTTCTGACTGTTCTCAAACGCAACGGGGTCACGGAGGCGTTCAGCCGGGACAAGGTGGTGCGCGGAGTCCGGCGTGCGTGCCAGGGACGAGCGGTCGACGAGGACGCCCTGCGCCGCCTCGCCCAACAGGTCGAGGACGCCGTCCGCGCCGGTGGCGTGTCCGAAGTCCCCGCCCATCAGATCGGTCTTGCCATCCTGGGCCCGCTACAGGACCTGGACGAGGTCGCCTACCTCCGCTTCGCCTCGGTGTACAAGCAGTTCAGTTCCGCCGATGACTTCGAACGCGAGATCATCGCCCTCCGGGAACGCCGGACGAGTCGCTAG
- a CDS encoding DUF3806 domain-containing protein: MAPGRRVLVRPASAEGVRACHIEAPVASGVVDDVPTWALLACGIAFGVILLFAVAYLGGPAYA; this comes from the coding sequence GTGGCACCGGGTCGCCGCGTGCTCGTCCGCCCGGCGTCGGCCGAGGGCGTGCGCGCCTGCCATATCGAGGCTCCTGTGGCCAGCGGCGTCGTCGACGACGTTCCTACGTGGGCGCTCCTGGCCTGCGGGATCGCGTTCGGAGTGATCCTGCTCTTCGCCGTGGCGTATCTCGGCGGGCCCGCCTACGCATGA
- the lexA gene encoding transcriptional repressor LexA, producing MPKPDFESLTDRQKSVLLHIHDTVKERGYPPSIREIGDAVGLQSTSSVAHQLRTLEKKGFLTRDPHKPRAVDVHGVPGQKSRGRRSPTPEPQRPGGASEPVYVPVLGRIAAGGPILAEQAVEEIFPLPADLVGSGDLFMLKVVGESMIDAAICDGDFVVVRRQNVADNGEIVAAMIDGEATVKTFRNDASGVWLLPHNPSFSPIPGEHATILGKVVTVFRKL from the coding sequence ATGCCGAAGCCCGACTTCGAGTCGCTGACGGACCGACAGAAGAGCGTTCTCCTCCACATCCACGACACCGTCAAGGAGCGCGGCTATCCGCCGAGCATCCGGGAGATCGGCGACGCGGTCGGGTTGCAGTCCACCTCGTCGGTGGCTCATCAGTTGCGGACTCTCGAGAAGAAGGGTTTCCTGACCCGGGACCCGCACAAGCCGCGCGCGGTGGACGTGCACGGGGTTCCCGGGCAGAAGTCGCGCGGGCGTCGTTCGCCGACGCCCGAGCCCCAGCGGCCCGGCGGCGCCTCCGAGCCCGTCTACGTCCCCGTGCTCGGCCGGATCGCCGCCGGCGGTCCGATCCTCGCCGAACAGGCCGTCGAGGAGATCTTCCCGCTGCCCGCGGACCTCGTGGGATCCGGCGACCTGTTCATGCTCAAGGTCGTCGGGGAATCGATGATCGACGCGGCGATCTGCGACGGCGACTTCGTGGTGGTCCGGCGGCAGAACGTCGCGGACAACGGTGAGATCGTCGCGGCGATGATCGACGGGGAGGCGACGGTCAAGACCTTCCGCAACGACGCGAGCGGAGTCTGGCTGCTACCTCACAATCCGTCGTTCAGTCCCATCCCGGGAGAGCACGCGACGATCCTCGGCAAGGTGGTGACGGTGTTCCGGAAGCTCTGA
- the hflX gene encoding GTPase HflX, which translates to MTTDYTAADRPTRDLDPSIGEFQLEERSSMRRVAGLSTELQDVNDAEYRQLRLERVVLVGVWTEGSAAQADAAMAELAQLAETAGSEVCDALIQRRDKPDAATYIGSGKVSVLKDVIAATGADTVICDGELTPGQLLALEKAVNVKVIDRTALILDIFAQHATSREGKAQVTLAQMEYMLPRLRGWGESLSRQAGGRAGSNGGVGLRGPGETKIETDRRRIRERMARLRRDIKGMKQARDTKRHRRRATPVPSIAIAGYTNAGKSSLLNRITGAGVLVQNALFATLDPTTRKAELPDGRAVVFTDTVGFVRHLPTQLVEAFRSTLEEVVDSELLLHVVDGSDAFPLRQIEAVRKVINEVVEEQNAERPRELLVINKVDAADPVVLTELHHALPDAVFVSAVTGQGVDELLERITQIVASGDTEVTLEIPYSRGDVVSRVHAEGAVVEEEHTENGTRVIVRLPASVAGELDEFAADGSHDGAA; encoded by the coding sequence ATGACTACTGATTACACGGCCGCTGATCGGCCGACACGCGACCTCGATCCATCCATCGGTGAGTTCCAGCTCGAGGAGAGATCCTCGATGCGCCGGGTGGCGGGGCTGTCCACCGAACTCCAGGACGTCAACGACGCCGAGTACCGCCAGCTCAGACTCGAACGGGTCGTGCTCGTGGGTGTCTGGACGGAGGGCTCCGCCGCCCAGGCCGACGCCGCGATGGCCGAACTCGCCCAGCTGGCCGAGACCGCGGGATCAGAGGTGTGCGATGCGCTCATCCAGCGACGCGACAAGCCCGACGCCGCGACGTACATCGGGTCGGGCAAGGTCAGTGTCCTCAAGGACGTGATCGCCGCGACCGGCGCCGACACCGTCATCTGCGACGGTGAACTCACCCCGGGACAGTTGCTCGCGCTGGAGAAGGCGGTCAACGTCAAGGTCATCGACCGCACCGCCCTGATCCTCGACATCTTCGCGCAGCACGCCACCAGCCGCGAGGGCAAGGCCCAGGTGACTCTCGCCCAGATGGAGTACATGCTTCCCCGCCTCCGCGGCTGGGGCGAGTCGTTGTCCCGTCAGGCCGGCGGGCGTGCCGGCAGCAACGGCGGCGTGGGTCTCCGAGGTCCGGGTGAGACCAAGATCGAGACCGACCGGCGTCGGATCCGCGAACGGATGGCACGTCTGCGGCGCGACATCAAGGGGATGAAACAGGCCCGCGACACCAAACGGCACCGTCGCCGTGCCACGCCCGTGCCCTCGATAGCGATCGCCGGATACACCAACGCCGGAAAGTCCAGTCTTCTCAATCGGATAACCGGTGCCGGGGTACTGGTCCAGAACGCCTTGTTCGCCACGCTCGACCCGACCACCCGGAAGGCCGAGCTGCCTGACGGCCGCGCGGTCGTCTTCACCGACACCGTGGGGTTCGTTCGTCATCTTCCGACCCAGTTGGTCGAGGCCTTCCGTTCCACACTGGAGGAGGTCGTCGACTCCGAACTTCTCCTCCATGTGGTGGACGGCTCGGATGCCTTTCCGCTCCGCCAGATCGAGGCGGTGCGCAAGGTGATCAACGAGGTGGTGGAGGAGCAGAACGCCGAGCGACCTCGTGAGCTGCTGGTGATCAACAAGGTGGACGCCGCGGATCCCGTCGTACTCACCGAGTTGCACCACGCGCTACCCGACGCCGTGTTCGTCTCGGCCGTCACCGGTCAGGGCGTCGACGAGCTGCTCGAGCGGATCACCCAGATCGTCGCTTCCGGGGACACCGAGGTCACCCTGGAGATCCCGTACTCCCGTGGGGACGTGGTGTCACGGGTCCACGCCGAGGGCGCGGTGGTCGAGGAGGAGCACACCGAAAACGGAACCCGGGTCATCGTCCGACTGCCCGCCTCAGTGGCGGGTGAACTCGACGAGTTCGCCGCCGACGGCTCACACGACGGCGCCGCCTGA